One genomic region from Ferviditalea candida encodes:
- the tcmP gene encoding three-Cys-motif partner protein TcmP: protein RRILIATLTSVTKTKNHRHWRFRIHCQLKWLMTTFEDGQEGSPLIAINNLFSLQRDFQYNKECRFYIHTVELLEDYHNMLQQMALTSPFPSQINNYCGEFKYHVDRLLASTTGSPALYFVDPFGYKGVHMADITKILSERAHEVLINVMSYSLVRNYRIQNNQVELCNFFGIDKLPPNIVDYIKMATSDDVLKNQTSRSVFEKLEDQIIDLYVHKLKSQFNEPVYALKKRIYSPLNPNVYFHLVFATRSRAGLIEMKDSMIAFEPLRIQAEDAYHASTKSIKALYADDLFSESTNAKSYDYMAFIEEVIVHFNNRVITYGQVIDHFLQFSPLPFRDGANQKSVYDFSVRLFKKNSFITVSSQSFANHKDADKLSIQINLPRDYLSRVSQKESTVQQIDMFNDLI from the coding sequence AGGCGAATCCTGATCGCCACACTGACGTCGGTGACGAAAACAAAAAACCACCGTCATTGGCGGTTCCGAATTCACTGTCAATTAAAGTGGCTGATGACAACATTTGAAGACGGTCAAGAAGGTTCCCCGTTAATTGCAATTAATAATTTATTCAGTCTACAGCGGGATTTTCAGTATAACAAAGAGTGTCGCTTTTATATTCATACTGTGGAATTATTAGAAGATTATCATAATATGCTTCAGCAAATGGCACTGACTTCACCGTTTCCGTCGCAAATTAATAATTATTGCGGGGAGTTTAAGTATCATGTTGACCGGTTGCTCGCTTCAACAACAGGCTCTCCTGCACTATATTTTGTAGACCCATTTGGCTATAAAGGCGTTCACATGGCGGATATCACGAAGATTTTATCCGAGCGGGCACATGAAGTTCTGATTAATGTAATGAGCTACTCCTTAGTTAGAAATTATCGTATTCAGAATAATCAAGTGGAGTTATGTAACTTTTTTGGTATTGACAAATTGCCCCCCAATATAGTGGACTACATTAAAATGGCAACAAGTGATGATGTGTTAAAAAATCAAACAAGTCGGAGTGTATTTGAAAAACTAGAGGATCAAATTATTGACCTGTACGTTCATAAATTAAAAAGTCAATTTAATGAACCGGTGTATGCATTGAAGAAGCGTATTTATAGCCCATTAAACCCTAATGTATACTTCCATCTTGTGTTTGCAACAAGAAGTAGAGCGGGGCTTATTGAGATGAAGGATTCAATGATTGCATTTGAGCCACTACGTATCCAGGCGGAAGATGCTTATCATGCATCCACAAAGAGCATTAAGGCACTTTATGCAGATGATCTCTTCTCGGAATCAACCAATGCCAAATCTTATGATTACATGGCCTTTATTGAAGAAGTTATCGTGCATTTTAATAATAGAGTGATTACATACGGTCAAGTAATTGATCATTTTCTTCAATTTTCTCCGCTTCCTTTTCGTGATGGTGCTAATCAAAAGAGTGTATATGATTTTAGTGTAAGGCTATTTAAGAAAAACAGCTTCATTACGGTGTCTTCACAATCGTTTGCAAACCATAAAGATGCAGATAAACTCTCTATTCAAATTAACTTGCCTAGAGATTATTTAAGTCGTGTTTCACAAAAGGAATCAACAGTACAACAAATCGACATGTTTAACGATCTTATTTAG
- a CDS encoding DUF5131 family protein → MATNSNIEWTEATWNPVTGCTKISEGCKHCYAATMAKRLHAMGNPRYDNGFNLTLHPDLLDLPLMWKKPKMIFVNSMSDLFHRDVPLDFILKVFETMEKASWHTFQILTKRSDRLLELSSKLPWPDNVWQGVSVENEKVTFRIDHLRQVPAKTKFLSLEPLIGSLDHLQLEGIHWVIVGGESGYGARPMKEEWVVSIKNQCLASEVAFFFKQWGGVQKHRTGRVLEGRTWEEFPKTANLPS, encoded by the coding sequence ATGGCAACAAATTCTAACATTGAGTGGACAGAAGCGACGTGGAACCCCGTTACTGGCTGCACCAAGATATCCGAAGGCTGTAAGCATTGTTATGCCGCAACTATGGCCAAACGATTACATGCAATGGGGAACCCTAGGTATGATAATGGATTCAACTTAACCCTTCATCCTGATCTCTTAGATTTACCGCTTATGTGGAAAAAACCAAAAATGATTTTTGTGAATTCAATGTCGGATTTATTTCATAGAGATGTCCCACTGGATTTCATTTTGAAAGTATTTGAGACAATGGAAAAAGCCTCTTGGCATACTTTTCAAATTCTTACGAAGCGTTCCGATAGGCTTTTGGAGCTATCGTCGAAATTGCCTTGGCCAGACAATGTGTGGCAAGGTGTGAGTGTAGAGAATGAGAAAGTGACTTTTAGAATCGATCACTTGAGGCAAGTTCCGGCTAAGACTAAATTTTTATCATTGGAGCCATTGATTGGCTCTCTAGATCATTTGCAATTAGAGGGAATTCATTGGGTTATTGTCGGTGGTGAATCTGGATATGGTGCACGACCTATGAAGGAAGAGTGGGTAGTAAGTATTAAAAATCAATGTTTAGCCAGTGAAGTAGCATTCTTTTTCAAACAATGGGGTGGAGTACAAAAGCACCGAACCGGTAGAGTCTTAGAAGGTCGGACATGGGAGGAGTTTCCAAAAACCGCCAATTTGCCGTCTTGA
- a CDS encoding class I SAM-dependent methyltransferase, with amino-acid sequence MTTHEKLILKQAYNNFAEHRERTEIEPWKFLEREQFLKQILREQRMKLLEIGAGTGRDSLYFQQKGLSVTSVDLSEEMVKLCKAKGLNALCMDFYQLDFDAKSFDAVYALNCLLHVPKAQLDAVLGQVSKVLKPNGLFFYGVYGGQDTEGIWEGDNYEPKRFFSMFEDEAIQEVARRHFKIEDFHTVSMGDGVPHFQSLLLRKEAFSR; translated from the coding sequence TTGACAACCCATGAAAAACTCATTTTAAAGCAAGCCTACAACAATTTCGCAGAGCACCGCGAGCGGACGGAAATCGAGCCTTGGAAGTTCCTGGAACGCGAGCAGTTTTTAAAGCAAATCCTTCGAGAGCAGCGCATGAAGCTCCTCGAAATCGGGGCCGGCACAGGCCGCGACAGCCTGTATTTCCAACAGAAGGGGCTCAGCGTCACCAGTGTCGATCTCTCTGAGGAAATGGTCAAGCTCTGCAAGGCGAAGGGACTCAACGCCCTCTGCATGGATTTCTACCAACTGGATTTCGATGCCAAAAGCTTTGACGCTGTATATGCACTGAACTGCCTGCTGCATGTGCCGAAAGCGCAGCTGGATGCCGTGCTGGGACAAGTCTCCAAAGTCCTGAAACCTAATGGGCTGTTCTTCTACGGCGTCTACGGCGGTCAGGATACGGAAGGCATCTGGGAAGGCGACAATTATGAGCCAAAACGCTTTTTCTCCATGTTCGAGGACGAAGCAATTCAGGAAGTTGCCCGGCGGCACTTCAAAATAGAAGATTTCCACACGGTTTCCATGGGCGATGGAGTACCCCATTTTCAATCGCTGCTGTTGCGAAAAGAAGCATTCTCTCGATGA
- a CDS encoding DEAD/DEAH box helicase family protein, with protein sequence MPDIKLITENLADELIPSFERASGIYILTSFVMESGVRLLQPYLKAAAERGAEIKILAGDYLFVTQPQALRRLLNVDGRIEARLWRSYGTSFHPKAYLFDYDHGQGLMIVGSSNLSISAFKLGYEWNLAVNAKAEPYTFQEALNQFMHSFYHEQTITLHEESIAQYEKEYLAHYQKFPEMVRIITEHEESDMMIRGKSRERKESSSDTTAQASIQPRPAQQLALDALESTWEEGYDRAMVVMATGLGKTYLAGFFAKSFRRVLFIAHREEILLQAQRSFQHIMPERSSGLYNGMEKDSESDCLFASIYTLGMKKHRERFSKGAFDLIIVDEFHHAAAKSYTSVLEYFRPRFLLGITATPDRMDGKDVYALCDGNVAYQIRFIEAIARGWLSPFQYYGVYDDTDYGQITWLGSRYDEEELLAVQLREEMAERVYVSWVKYKQTRTLGFCSSIRHADFLASYFRKKGAKVLSLHSQTVEMSRSEAIRRLAAGELDVIFTVDLFNEGVDIPSVDTLLFARPTESLTVFTQQVGRGLRLSEGKSHCAIIDLIGNYRNADLKLSLFQLDEPENEEGQQRKVAITAPPGCLIDLEIGVVNLLEALAAKKQPRKENLLAAYRELKQELGRRPSYLELHLYGKAASREYHQEFRSYVGFLNWAGELREQDDAASTLLYEWTREICLYRLHAYFERKA encoded by the coding sequence ATGCCCGACATTAAGCTGATCACGGAAAATCTTGCGGATGAGTTGATACCGAGCTTTGAAAGGGCGTCAGGGATTTATATCCTGACGTCTTTCGTCATGGAATCGGGCGTCCGTTTGCTGCAGCCCTATTTGAAGGCCGCGGCTGAGCGCGGAGCGGAGATCAAAATCTTGGCCGGGGATTACTTGTTCGTGACCCAGCCTCAAGCGCTAAGGCGGTTGCTCAACGTGGATGGCCGCATCGAGGCTCGCTTGTGGCGCAGCTACGGCACTTCCTTTCATCCCAAGGCGTATCTTTTCGATTACGATCACGGCCAGGGTCTGATGATTGTCGGCTCATCGAATCTTTCGATTTCCGCGTTTAAACTCGGGTATGAATGGAATTTGGCCGTCAATGCCAAAGCGGAGCCATACACTTTCCAAGAGGCGCTCAATCAATTCATGCACAGCTTCTATCATGAGCAGACGATCACGCTCCATGAGGAATCCATCGCCCAATACGAAAAGGAATACCTCGCCCACTATCAAAAATTCCCCGAAATGGTTCGGATCATCACCGAGCACGAGGAATCGGACATGATGATTCGCGGCAAGTCCCGCGAACGCAAAGAGTCTTCCTCTGATACGACCGCACAAGCTTCCATCCAGCCAAGACCGGCGCAGCAGCTCGCACTCGATGCGCTGGAATCGACCTGGGAAGAAGGCTATGATCGGGCCATGGTCGTTATGGCGACAGGACTCGGCAAAACATATCTGGCGGGATTCTTTGCAAAATCATTTCGCCGTGTATTGTTCATTGCCCATCGGGAGGAAATTTTGCTGCAGGCGCAGCGGTCCTTTCAGCATATCATGCCTGAGCGGTCCAGTGGATTATATAACGGGATGGAAAAGGACAGCGAATCGGACTGCTTGTTTGCGTCGATCTATACGTTGGGGATGAAAAAGCACCGCGAGCGGTTTTCCAAGGGCGCGTTCGATCTTATCATCGTCGATGAATTCCACCATGCGGCGGCCAAATCTTACACATCGGTTTTGGAATATTTTCGCCCCCGATTTCTGCTAGGGATAACCGCGACTCCGGACCGGATGGACGGCAAAGATGTGTATGCACTGTGCGACGGCAATGTGGCGTATCAAATCCGTTTTATCGAGGCTATTGCACGCGGCTGGCTCAGTCCGTTTCAATATTACGGCGTTTATGACGACACGGATTACGGACAAATCACGTGGTTGGGAAGCCGCTACGACGAGGAGGAGCTGCTCGCCGTTCAGCTCAGGGAGGAAATGGCTGAGCGAGTTTACGTGAGCTGGGTCAAATACAAGCAAACGCGGACACTCGGTTTCTGTTCGTCCATTCGGCATGCGGATTTTCTTGCGTCGTATTTCCGAAAAAAAGGGGCAAAGGTGCTGAGCCTGCATTCGCAGACGGTGGAGATGTCCCGTTCAGAGGCGATTCGCAGATTGGCGGCAGGGGAACTCGATGTGATTTTCACGGTCGACCTTTTTAATGAAGGCGTGGATATTCCAAGTGTGGATACGCTGTTGTTCGCCAGGCCGACTGAATCGCTGACCGTGTTTACCCAGCAGGTAGGCAGGGGGCTTCGTCTTTCCGAAGGGAAGTCCCATTGCGCCATCATCGATCTCATCGGAAATTACCGGAATGCGGATCTCAAGCTTTCCTTATTCCAACTGGATGAGCCTGAGAACGAAGAAGGTCAACAGAGGAAGGTCGCGATTACCGCGCCTCCCGGCTGTTTGATCGACTTGGAAATCGGTGTGGTGAATTTGCTTGAAGCGTTGGCGGCGAAGAAACAGCCGCGTAAAGAAAATCTTCTGGCCGCTTATCGCGAGCTCAAGCAGGAGCTTGGCCGACGTCCCTCGTACTTGGAGCTTCACCTGTACGGAAAGGCCGCAAGCCGCGAATATCACCAGGAGTTCAGATCGTACGTCGGATTTCTCAATTGGGCCGGCGAACTGAGGGAGCAGGACGATGCCGCATCTACTCTTTTGTACGAATGGACGCGAGAAATCTGTTTGTATCGGTTGCATGCTTATTTTGAGCGAAAAGCATAG
- a CDS encoding retropepsin-like aspartic protease, translated as MNIVVKYGLPFVEVTFGYQEKELHLKNVLLDTGSAGTVFSADVVDRIGVQVEPEDTLNKIRGVGGIEIVYSKRFDFVQLGDILLKGFEVEIGEMNYGMRIDGILGFDFIQCAGLVIDSKQLTITVNEG; from the coding sequence ATGAATATAGTGGTGAAGTATGGCCTTCCTTTTGTTGAGGTGACGTTTGGTTATCAGGAGAAGGAACTTCACTTGAAAAACGTGCTGTTGGATACTGGTTCGGCAGGGACTGTTTTCAGTGCGGATGTGGTGGATAGGATTGGAGTGCAAGTGGAGCCGGAGGATACACTGAACAAGATTAGAGGAGTTGGCGGCATAGAAATCGTGTATTCGAAGCGTTTTGATTTTGTTCAACTAGGAGACATCTTGCTGAAGGGATTTGAAGTTGAAATCGGTGAGATGAATTATGGAATGAGAATCGACGGTATTCTTGGCTTTGATTTTATTCAATGCGCCGGCTTAGTTATAGATTCCAAGCAATTGACGATAACCGTAAATGAAGGATAG
- a CDS encoding DEAD/DEAH box helicase: MKQGLYEQIINHITRKRLAALDSDVYDIGKEPLDAEEARKLLSNYLAMVTRRALKLVRENHDDEQAVLAQVRTCNDIITTLKETLGPEEYRDLQLDEQGEVLTYVYSKLNHIRGLRNEKVLRPATPLSQSSLFTGSHFEPNMMHELQREIVTADRIDWLVSFVKWSGLRYLMEQLQQFTNNGGQLRVITTTYMEATDYKAVLELSKLANTEIKISYDTDRTRLHAKAYMFKRDTGFTTAYIGSSNLSNPALTSGLEWNLKVTEKDAYDVLKKIEATFESYWNDREFKLFTADNTDDVEQLKDALQRKKDSVHLHFHFDLTPYDFQKEVLEKLEAERILYGRYRNLLVAATGVGKTVISAFDYKRFALQHPRASLLFVAHREEILRQSRDTFRFILKDLNFGELHVGSNQAQGLDHLFISIQSFNSMKLTDVTSADFYDFIIVDEFHHAAAPSYQKLLDYYQPKILLGLTATPERMDGKNVPAYFNDTIAAEIRLTDAIDRKLLSPFHYFGVTDSVDLSKVKWSRRGYDLTELENLYTNNKIRAMQILNSLKNYVTDIDQVKGLGFCVGVDHAQYMAKVFAEAGIPSLALHGNSNEQERRQAKSRLEKGEIKLIFVVDLYNEGVDIPAVNTILFLRPTESLTVFLQQLGRGLRLAEGKECLTVLDFIGQAHQEYNFQERFRALIGKTKHSVQHYVENGFSNLPRGSFIQLEKQARDYVLRNLKQATTTRRNLLNKLKYFTEDTGLPLTLLNFMRYHGLRLVDFYGGRTGNRTFNGLKVEAGLLERYAWDNGEYLTKRMPALLSLNSRRLLRFLLAYLEEGAVPQTEEERLMLGVFYYTFYRSEPKKQGFRDLEHGLQMTFSCAYFREEVCEILKYNLAQIDFVDKPNELPYACSLDIHCRYSMDQVLAAFGYWNADRAPSFREGVKYFEDKRTDIFFITLNKTDKDFSPSTLYEDYAINERLFHWQTQSRTSVESSTAQRYIHHKQLGTRIALFVREYKEDNNYTSPFVFLGEAEYVRHEGSKPISIIWRLKEEMPPALVPVANKGIV; this comes from the coding sequence ATGAAACAAGGACTCTATGAGCAGATCATCAACCACATCACCCGCAAGCGGCTGGCGGCGCTCGATTCGGACGTCTACGACATCGGCAAGGAGCCGCTGGATGCGGAAGAGGCGCGGAAGCTGCTGTCCAATTACTTGGCGATGGTGACGCGTAGAGCCCTGAAGCTGGTGCGGGAGAATCATGACGATGAGCAAGCGGTGCTGGCGCAGGTGCGAACCTGCAATGACATCATCACCACACTGAAAGAAACCCTCGGCCCTGAGGAATACCGCGATTTGCAGCTGGACGAGCAGGGGGAGGTGCTGACCTATGTTTACTCCAAGCTCAACCACATTCGCGGCCTTCGCAACGAGAAGGTGCTGCGTCCGGCGACCCCGCTGTCTCAAAGCTCGCTATTCACCGGCTCCCATTTTGAACCGAACATGATGCATGAGCTGCAAAGAGAGATCGTCACCGCGGATCGCATCGATTGGCTGGTTTCTTTTGTCAAATGGAGCGGCCTTCGCTACCTGATGGAGCAATTGCAGCAGTTCACGAACAATGGCGGACAGCTGCGGGTCATCACCACAACCTATATGGAAGCCACGGACTATAAAGCGGTACTGGAGCTCAGCAAGCTCGCGAATACAGAAATCAAAATTTCCTACGACACGGACCGAACCCGGCTGCATGCCAAAGCGTATATGTTCAAACGGGACACGGGGTTTACCACTGCCTACATCGGCTCATCCAATTTATCCAATCCTGCGCTGACAAGCGGACTAGAGTGGAACCTGAAAGTCACCGAGAAGGATGCTTACGATGTGCTTAAAAAAATTGAAGCAACCTTCGAAAGCTATTGGAACGACAGGGAGTTCAAGCTTTTTACCGCGGACAACACTGACGATGTTGAACAGCTGAAGGATGCGCTTCAGAGAAAAAAAGACTCGGTCCATCTGCATTTCCACTTTGACCTCACGCCTTACGATTTTCAAAAGGAAGTGCTTGAGAAGCTGGAGGCGGAGCGGATTTTGTACGGCCGATATCGCAACCTGCTGGTGGCCGCCACCGGAGTCGGGAAAACAGTCATTTCCGCATTTGACTACAAGCGCTTTGCCCTGCAGCATCCGCGGGCCAGCCTGCTCTTCGTGGCTCATCGCGAGGAGATTCTGAGGCAGAGCCGCGATACGTTCCGGTTCATTCTGAAGGACCTGAACTTTGGCGAGCTGCATGTCGGCAGCAATCAGGCTCAGGGACTGGACCACCTGTTCATCAGCATCCAAAGCTTTAATTCCATGAAGCTGACCGACGTCACATCAGCGGACTTCTACGATTTTATCATCGTCGATGAATTCCATCATGCGGCGGCACCGTCCTATCAAAAGCTGCTTGATTACTATCAGCCCAAGATTTTGCTGGGATTGACGGCGACTCCGGAGCGGATGGACGGCAAGAACGTGCCGGCCTATTTCAACGATACGATCGCGGCGGAAATCCGCTTGACGGATGCCATCGATCGCAAGCTGCTGAGTCCTTTTCATTATTTTGGCGTTACCGATTCCGTTGATCTGTCCAAGGTCAAATGGTCTCGGCGCGGTTACGATCTCACAGAATTGGAAAATTTATATACAAACAATAAAATTCGCGCCATGCAAATCTTGAACAGCCTGAAAAACTACGTCACCGATATCGATCAGGTCAAGGGGCTCGGTTTTTGCGTTGGCGTCGATCATGCCCAATACATGGCCAAGGTGTTCGCGGAAGCGGGTATTCCTTCCCTGGCGCTGCATGGAAATTCGAACGAGCAGGAACGCCGGCAGGCCAAGAGCAGACTGGAAAAAGGCGAGATTAAGCTGATCTTTGTCGTTGATCTGTACAACGAAGGAGTCGACATTCCCGCAGTGAATACCATCTTGTTCCTGCGCCCTACAGAGAGCTTGACGGTTTTCCTTCAGCAGTTGGGACGCGGCCTGAGGCTTGCCGAAGGCAAAGAATGTCTGACGGTGCTTGATTTCATCGGACAAGCGCACCAAGAATACAATTTTCAGGAAAGATTCCGCGCACTGATCGGCAAGACCAAGCACTCCGTGCAGCATTACGTGGAGAACGGATTTTCCAACCTGCCGCGGGGCAGCTTCATTCAGCTTGAAAAACAAGCCAGGGACTATGTGCTGCGCAATCTCAAGCAAGCGACCACGACGCGGCGAAATTTGCTTAACAAGCTGAAATATTTTACCGAAGATACCGGACTGCCTTTAACGCTGTTGAATTTTATGCGATATCATGGATTAAGATTGGTTGATTTCTATGGTGGAAGAACCGGGAACCGCACCTTTAACGGCCTTAAGGTGGAAGCGGGTTTGCTGGAGCGCTATGCATGGGACAACGGAGAGTATTTGACGAAAAGAATGCCCGCACTGCTCAGCCTCAACTCCAGGCGACTGCTGCGCTTCCTGCTTGCCTATCTGGAGGAAGGGGCAGTACCGCAGACGGAAGAGGAACGATTGATGCTTGGTGTTTTTTATTATACCTTCTACCGTTCGGAGCCGAAGAAACAAGGCTTTCGCGACCTCGAGCACGGCTTGCAGATGACCTTTTCTTGTGCGTATTTTCGAGAGGAAGTCTGTGAGATTCTGAAATATAACCTGGCGCAGATCGATTTCGTCGATAAGCCCAATGAGCTTCCCTATGCTTGTTCGCTGGACATTCATTGCAGGTACTCGATGGATCAGGTGCTGGCCGCATTCGGCTACTGGAATGCAGACCGCGCGCCGAGCTTTCGGGAGGGCGTCAAATATTTTGAGGATAAGCGTACGGATATTTTCTTTATCACCTTAAATAAAACGGACAAGGACTTTTCGCCTTCCACCCTGTATGAGGATTACGCGATAAACGAGCGGCTGTTCCACTGGCAAACCCAAAGCCGGACCTCCGTGGAGTCCTCGACCGCGCAGCGCTACATCCATCACAAGCAGCTGGGAACGCGGATCGCTCTGTTTGTCCGGGAGTATAAGGAAGACAACAATTACACGTCCCCTTTTGTATTCTTGGGCGAGGCGGAGTATGTCCGCCATGAAGGCAGCAAGCCGATCAGCATAATTTGGCGGCTGAAGGAAGAGATGCCGCCGGCATTGGTGCCGGTGGCCAATAAGGGGATCGTTTAG
- the mutT gene encoding 8-oxo-dGTP diphosphatase MutT yields the protein MIEVAAAIIENEQGQILIARRRAGKSQAGLWEFPGGKLEPGESAEACLRRELLEEMNIVIAPYAYFGVNKHDYGSFQIRLIAYHAAFVQGEIRLTDHDEYRWAARSELKHYTFAPADVPFVEQLES from the coding sequence ATGATCGAAGTGGCTGCGGCCATCATAGAGAATGAACAAGGGCAAATCTTGATCGCCAGGCGAAGGGCGGGCAAATCGCAAGCCGGACTATGGGAGTTCCCGGGCGGCAAGCTGGAGCCGGGCGAGTCGGCTGAGGCCTGCTTGCGCAGGGAGCTGCTGGAGGAAATGAACATCGTGATAGCCCCCTATGCGTATTTTGGAGTAAACAAGCACGATTACGGTTCGTTTCAGATTCGCCTGATCGCGTATCACGCGGCATTTGTGCAAGGGGAAATCCGGCTCACGGATCACGATGAATACCGATGGGCTGCGCGATCAGAGCTGAAGCATTACACGTTTGCTCCGGCGGATGTGCCTTTTGTTGAACAATTGGAGAGCTAG
- a CDS encoding DUF6036 family nucleotidyltransferase, whose translation MNIDKARQKIIQLQNQSKFEKMMGVCSILTSLTEKEGLKPIIVGGFAVEIYSRSEYTTVDIDLIFSRRDIIDQYLQKLGFIKSGRHWFHEELGVSVEVPNDMLDLADPDKLIKLNLQDQSFVYVIGLEDIILDRLRACVHWTSLSDCEWGYRLFLLHDEKLDMNYMQQKAVEDRTEEKLKLWTEKRSGNR comes from the coding sequence ATGAATATTGATAAAGCCAGGCAAAAGATCATCCAATTACAAAACCAATCGAAATTTGAAAAAATGATGGGTGTATGCTCCATATTAACGAGCTTAACGGAAAAAGAAGGATTAAAACCCATCATCGTCGGGGGCTTTGCTGTTGAAATTTACAGTAGAAGTGAATACACAACAGTTGATATCGATCTCATTTTCTCGCGTAGAGATATTATCGATCAATATTTGCAGAAACTTGGTTTTATTAAATCAGGACGTCATTGGTTTCATGAAGAGTTGGGTGTCAGCGTGGAAGTGCCGAATGACATGTTGGATTTAGCCGATCCTGACAAGCTCATTAAATTAAATCTTCAAGATCAGAGTTTTGTTTATGTCATTGGATTAGAGGATATTATATTGGACAGGTTAAGGGCATGCGTGCACTGGACTTCCTTGTCCGATTGCGAATGGGGATATCGGTTGTTTTTACTCCATGACGAGAAATTGGATATGAACTACATGCAGCAAAAAGCAGTGGAAGATCGGACGGAAGAAAAATTAAAACTATGGACTGAAAAAAGAAGCGGCAACAGGTAA
- a CDS encoding SEC-C metal-binding domain-containing protein, protein MDELDLKYIEDMDRIFQGTQSIFNWASDFEMELENAARRNKELVQNRIRFCNEYVARSKDKGGLNILNMRRAVAEALFQLGRGLEGEQLFKEILEEYPTYGWGWIGWSDQYGLFAQNQDKNSEKAISILKQALGVENLEDRLDVLDRLNAIYTELGMTQEAAEVRQMILDQENKNRSNRFASISPSTVKSIPVANVKVGRNDPCPCGSGKKYKKCCGK, encoded by the coding sequence ATGGATGAACTCGATTTGAAGTACATTGAAGATATGGATCGCATCTTTCAGGGAACACAAAGTATTTTCAACTGGGCTTCTGATTTTGAAATGGAATTGGAGAACGCAGCCAGACGTAATAAAGAGCTTGTTCAAAACAGGATTCGTTTCTGCAATGAATATGTGGCCCGATCGAAGGACAAGGGCGGATTAAATATTTTAAATATGAGACGAGCCGTTGCGGAGGCCCTATTTCAACTGGGCCGCGGGTTGGAAGGAGAGCAGTTGTTCAAGGAGATACTAGAAGAGTATCCGACCTACGGCTGGGGTTGGATCGGATGGTCGGATCAGTATGGGTTGTTTGCACAAAATCAGGACAAGAATAGTGAAAAGGCGATAAGCATACTTAAACAGGCTCTTGGGGTGGAAAATCTGGAAGATCGGCTGGATGTCCTCGATCGATTGAACGCTATATATACAGAATTGGGAATGACTCAAGAGGCGGCTGAAGTACGTCAAATGATCTTGGATCAGGAGAACAAGAATCGTTCGAACCGATTCGCTTCTATTTCCCCGTCGACGGTAAAGAGTATTCCTGTTGCCAATGTTAAAGTCGGACGAAACGATCCTTGTCCTTGCGGAAGCGGGAAAAAATATAAGAAATGTTGTGGAAAGTAA